In one window of Panthera uncia isolate 11264 chromosome F2, Puncia_PCG_1.0, whole genome shotgun sequence DNA:
- the LOC125924333 gene encoding LOW QUALITY PROTEIN: small nuclear ribonucleoprotein E-like (The sequence of the model RefSeq protein was modified relative to this genomic sequence to represent the inferred CDS: deleted 1 base in 1 codon), with translation MAYRGQGQKVQKVMVQPINLIFRYLQNRSRIQVWLYEQVNMRIEGCIIGFDEYMNLVLDDAEEIHSKTKSRKQLGRIMLKGDNITLLQSVSN, from the exons ATGGCGTACCGCGGCCAGGGCCAAAAAGTGCAGAAGGTGATGGTGCAGCCCATCAACCTCATCTTCAGATACTTGCAAAATAGATCTCGGATTCAGGTGTGGCTTTATGAGCAAGTGAACATGCGGATAGAGGGCTGT ATCATTGGTTTTGATGAGTACATGAACCTCGTATTAGATGATGCAGAAGAGATTCATTCTAAAACAAAGTCAAGAAAACAACTGGGTCGGATCATGCTAAAAGGAGATAATATTACCCTGCTCCAAAGTGTCTCCAACTAG